In Candidatus Roseilinea sp., one DNA window encodes the following:
- the xapG gene encoding transport permease protein: protein MEVLKQRSLSNTALQPDEPSHLRELIESRDLLFTWVRREFRVRYSQSVIGGAWAVLQPLALMAIFSLVFGFVLQVPAEGVPYPVFSYVGSLAWTFFASALTFAIPSLVNNMSLVSKIYFPREILPLSAVLVCLADFVIAAALLIPLMLLSGVALRWTIVLLPLIIFIQILLSYGLSLIGAAVNVFFRDVRFVIPLALQVWLYASPVIYPVGAVPESLRAIYFLNPMAVLIDSYRRVILFGQLPDWGWLGFAAVVSIFILILGYRFFKRAENRFADLI, encoded by the coding sequence ATGGAAGTGTTAAAGCAAAGATCCCTCTCGAATACTGCGTTGCAGCCAGATGAACCTTCTCATCTCCGCGAACTCATCGAGTCGCGCGATCTTCTGTTCACCTGGGTGAGGCGCGAATTTCGCGTGCGTTATAGTCAGTCGGTGATTGGAGGGGCATGGGCGGTGCTTCAGCCGCTAGCCTTGATGGCGATCTTCAGCCTGGTCTTCGGCTTCGTGTTGCAGGTGCCCGCAGAGGGAGTGCCTTATCCTGTTTTTAGCTATGTGGGTTCCTTGGCATGGACTTTCTTTGCCAGCGCGCTTACCTTCGCAATTCCCAGCCTAGTGAACAACATGTCGCTGGTCAGCAAAATTTACTTCCCTAGAGAAATTCTGCCTTTGTCGGCCGTGCTGGTATGTCTAGCAGACTTCGTCATCGCTGCGGCGCTTTTGATTCCACTGATGTTGTTGAGCGGAGTTGCATTACGCTGGACGATTGTCTTGCTTCCGTTGATCATCTTCATCCAGATCCTGCTCAGCTACGGGTTGAGTTTGATCGGCGCGGCAGTGAATGTCTTCTTCCGCGACGTGCGCTTCGTCATCCCGCTCGCGCTGCAAGTCTGGCTTTATGCCTCGCCGGTGATCTATCCGGTTGGCGCAGTGCCCGAGTCTCTACGTGCCATTTACTTCCTGAATCCCATGGCAGTGCTAATTGACTCTTATCGCCGCGTCATCCTCTTCGGACAACTGCCAGATTGGGGATGGCTGGGCTTTGCAGCAGTCGTCTCAATCTTCATTCTCATTTTGGGATATCGCTTCTTCAAGCGCGCAGAGAACCGGTTTGCAGATTTAATTTGA
- a CDS encoding glycosyl hydrolase: MMGKLWLLCALVIGPLICMPVPLSAQTPSWSSPVQLSETGQFSWFSDVAADRSGQVHVVWASFITGYDAVMYATSKNGLDWTPPTDILALPYTGAATRPIITFDLQGNAHLVGRNDHKMVYHRVPVYDLQTLPRWPPEKDMSQIGGAYFSAIAIGPDGRLHLIFTENPRVEECLTCYAIFYRQSRDGGTSWTDPILLTPAGNGAIKPQILASRTGALHLVWDAGRGGGLAQVVGSTQVSYMTSRDGGTTWSDPIEFSGSSAGYPGSSGRFITIGEDGGGKLIVVWLKLPDDVPHYQVSSDGGLNWSAPAPLPGVFGIWSVIESGLDTYSMATDSAGHIHLVMVGRLDRGAKLPNLIHLTWDGSSWSEPEVIFTPLGSTPIWPRIAIGLGNQLHVTWSTANNIFGTDAADADFRIWYSRKSISAPAVQPVVYPTPTLPPLPTATRSTLQNLPTPPPVNLSPSEITFNALKTEVDDYGLIALSVAPVALFFFALLLYRRRR; this comes from the coding sequence ATGATGGGCAAGCTCTGGTTATTGTGCGCATTGGTGATTGGCCCGCTGATCTGCATGCCGGTTCCTTTGTCGGCTCAAACTCCTAGCTGGTCGTCGCCAGTTCAGCTATCGGAGACGGGGCAATTCTCATGGTTCTCCGATGTTGCCGCTGATCGGTCAGGACAAGTGCACGTGGTTTGGGCATCTTTTATCACTGGATATGATGCTGTCATGTATGCAACCTCAAAAAATGGTCTTGATTGGACGCCGCCCACTGACATACTCGCCCTGCCTTACACGGGCGCAGCTACTAGGCCAATCATCACTTTCGATTTGCAGGGCAACGCTCATCTGGTTGGTCGAAACGATCACAAGATGGTTTATCACCGGGTGCCGGTCTACGACTTGCAAACACTACCCCGTTGGCCACCTGAAAAGGATATGAGCCAGATTGGCGGAGCTTACTTCTCGGCAATCGCAATTGGTCCAGATGGTCGGCTCCACCTCATCTTTACAGAGAATCCTCGTGTAGAGGAATGTCTGACCTGTTATGCGATTTTCTACCGCCAGTCACGCGATGGAGGAACATCATGGACAGACCCGATTTTGCTCACGCCAGCGGGCAATGGTGCAATCAAGCCTCAGATCTTGGCCAGCCGAACAGGTGCCTTGCACTTGGTTTGGGATGCCGGGCGCGGTGGTGGCTTGGCGCAAGTAGTTGGCAGTACTCAAGTGAGCTATATGACTTCGCGCGACGGCGGCACGACCTGGTCAGACCCAATTGAATTTTCGGGTAGCTCGGCCGGCTATCCAGGGAGTAGCGGCAGGTTTATCACTATAGGAGAGGATGGTGGAGGAAAGCTCATAGTGGTTTGGTTAAAGCTTCCCGACGATGTGCCTCACTATCAGGTCTCTAGTGACGGCGGCCTGAACTGGTCCGCGCCAGCACCATTGCCTGGCGTGTTCGGAATTTGGAGCGTAATCGAGTCTGGACTAGATACTTACTCAATGGCGACTGACAGCGCAGGTCACATTCACTTGGTCATGGTCGGCCGTTTAGACCGTGGTGCCAAGTTGCCGAATCTGATACACCTTACCTGGGATGGATCTTCATGGTCGGAGCCCGAAGTGATCTTCACTCCTTTGGGTTCCACGCCTATTTGGCCGCGCATTGCGATCGGTCTAGGTAATCAGTTGCATGTAACTTGGTCTACGGCCAACAACATATTCGGCACCGATGCGGCCGACGCTGACTTTAGGATCTGGTATTCGCGAAAATCCATATCTGCTCCTGCCGTTCAACCGGTGGTTTATCCGACACCCACGTTACCTCCACTGCCTACTGCAACGCGTTCGACGCTGCAAAACTTGCCTACACCTCCGCCTGTCAACCTGTCGCCATCTGAAATCACTTTCAACGCCCTGAAAACGGAAGTGGATGACTATGGGTTGATCGCGCTAAGTGTGGCGCCAGTCGCGCTGTTCTTCTTCGCGCTATTGCTCTACCGTCGTCGCAGGTGA
- a CDS encoding glycosyl transferase family 1, whose translation MRIGIDVRYLSHGLVGGINTFLKNLIPALVEESRGRNHLYLYADTKCPFDLTADGRTLPDHVTLRLLPYRSPLSSLRNDFLLGRDMQRDGLAVYHFAGNYGFGPAGATVLTIHDEINLMPLSEIIRGHPKKPKTIAMMTYLHAVTRAAARRADLIITISEYSKRRIAHHGALDLNKIVVVHHGCPADVKRIADSRALAKVRERLGLSKPFILAEAFKNPDVIVRAWRALPAKVRDARQIVFFSRSPQVLPVVHEAVNAGWARFFVRVTRVDLSALYSMAEAFVFPSWIEGFGMPLVEAMTCGAPVIASDRGAIPEVIADAGLIMDAEDDKQLVDYLMRLFQHPEEREHLRQLGFKRAESFTWQRAAQGYLEAYLHVANHSIAERRPALTSSL comes from the coding sequence ATGAGAATCGGCATTGACGTCCGCTACCTGTCTCACGGGTTGGTCGGCGGTATCAACACGTTTTTAAAAAACTTGATTCCAGCTCTGGTTGAGGAGTCGCGCGGGCGCAACCATCTATATCTCTATGCCGATACCAAATGCCCGTTCGACCTGACCGCTGATGGACGGACGTTGCCGGATCATGTCACGCTTCGACTGTTGCCGTATCGGAGCCCGCTGTCGTCGCTACGCAACGATTTTTTATTGGGTCGTGACATGCAGCGAGATGGGTTGGCCGTCTACCATTTCGCGGGCAACTACGGGTTCGGCCCGGCCGGTGCAACGGTGCTTACCATTCACGATGAGATCAACTTGATGCCCCTATCTGAGATCATACGGGGACATCCGAAGAAGCCCAAGACGATCGCGATGATGACTTACCTGCACGCGGTCACGCGGGCTGCGGCGCGCCGGGCTGACCTCATCATTACGATCTCTGAGTATTCCAAGCGTCGAATTGCACACCACGGTGCCCTCGACCTGAATAAGATCGTCGTGGTACATCATGGTTGCCCTGCCGATGTGAAGCGCATTGCGGATTCGCGGGCGCTTGCCAAGGTGCGCGAGCGCCTCGGTCTATCGAAGCCGTTCATCCTGGCGGAAGCGTTCAAGAACCCAGACGTTATTGTGCGTGCGTGGCGAGCGCTGCCGGCTAAGGTGCGCGACGCGCGGCAGATCGTCTTCTTCTCGCGCTCGCCTCAGGTGCTACCGGTAGTGCACGAAGCGGTGAACGCCGGCTGGGCGAGATTCTTCGTGCGCGTGACGCGCGTAGACTTGTCGGCGTTGTACAGCATGGCGGAGGCGTTCGTCTTCCCATCCTGGATCGAAGGGTTTGGCATGCCGCTGGTCGAGGCAATGACTTGCGGCGCGCCGGTGATCGCCTCTGACCGCGGCGCAATTCCCGAGGTCATAGCGGATGCCGGTCTCATCATGGACGCCGAGGACGATAAACAGTTAGTCGACTATCTCATGCGCTTATTCCAACATCCGGAGGAGCGCGAACACCTGCGACAGCTCGGGTTCAAACGGGCTGAATCGTTCACGTGGCAGCGTGCCGCGCAAGGCTATCTGGAAGCCTATCTACATGTAGCGAATCATTCGATCGCAGAGCGCCGGCCAGCTCTGACTTCGTCGCTGTAA
- a CDS encoding O-antigen polymerase translates to MSQFTLDWGHNRGRWLRYIAFVIVLGLSVVCAYLVVKNRFDPAFLLAGLAAIAAGGLIYRLGRFEYGLLAVLLAAGLINFFTLPTGRDSRVVISLAISLLLLAIWGYQLVFTNITHERLRPSPINKPLLAFVAANVIAYVWSQFMRDPILYIWPSFPVVQIAALIVMIALPLMALLVANKVKEVKWLKWMTAIIISLGALNIVSQLFNLPTIVLIRNGSRGIFGSWVVIVAYALVLFQPDMKRWQRAALLVLIAASIYFYFFRNRLWISGWLPMFVGIGVLTFFRSRRLFVVFCVGLLVIAFDRLDDLYKTIILANVDEGGLERLELWERNIRHVLNHPIFGMGPAGYAIYNMTYHPEDARATHNNYFDVLAQSGVIGLVLFVTLLGVFVRISRQTQHLLHGRRNFEEAFANAVLAGCLSAIVAMMLGDWVLPFAYNQTISGFDNAIFTWMMLGGGVALYHLASAPRSDSTKVLPVRLD, encoded by the coding sequence ATGAGCCAGTTCACGCTTGATTGGGGACACAATCGCGGTCGGTGGTTGCGTTACATCGCGTTTGTGATCGTGCTCGGTTTGTCGGTCGTTTGCGCCTACTTGGTTGTCAAGAACCGTTTCGATCCTGCCTTTCTGCTGGCTGGTCTGGCAGCAATTGCCGCTGGTGGGCTGATATATCGCCTTGGCCGGTTCGAGTATGGGTTGCTGGCCGTGTTACTGGCTGCAGGACTCATCAACTTCTTCACTCTGCCGACCGGCCGAGACAGTCGCGTCGTGATTAGCCTAGCGATCTCCCTATTGTTGCTGGCAATATGGGGCTATCAGCTCGTGTTCACCAATATTACTCACGAGCGCTTACGTCCATCGCCGATCAACAAGCCGCTCCTCGCATTTGTTGCTGCGAATGTCATCGCCTATGTGTGGAGCCAATTCATGCGCGACCCGATTTTGTATATCTGGCCTTCTTTTCCGGTGGTGCAGATCGCTGCGCTTATCGTGATGATTGCCTTACCTCTAATGGCGCTGCTGGTGGCCAATAAAGTGAAAGAAGTGAAATGGCTGAAATGGATGACAGCCATTATCATCAGCCTCGGCGCACTGAATATCGTATCGCAATTGTTCAACTTGCCGACCATTGTTCTGATTCGTAATGGATCGCGTGGCATCTTCGGTTCCTGGGTTGTGATTGTGGCATACGCACTGGTGCTTTTCCAACCCGACATGAAGCGCTGGCAACGAGCAGCGTTGCTCGTTCTAATCGCCGCATCCATCTATTTCTACTTCTTCAGAAATCGTCTGTGGATATCAGGATGGTTGCCGATGTTTGTCGGCATAGGTGTGCTTACCTTCTTCCGCTCGCGACGACTCTTCGTTGTATTTTGTGTAGGGCTATTAGTCATCGCATTCGATCGCCTCGATGATTTATACAAGACCATCATCCTAGCCAATGTAGATGAAGGCGGTTTAGAACGCCTTGAACTCTGGGAGAGGAACATTCGACATGTGCTCAATCATCCGATATTCGGCATGGGTCCAGCCGGCTATGCGATCTACAACATGACTTATCACCCTGAGGATGCGCGCGCTACGCACAACAACTATTTTGATGTGCTTGCCCAATCGGGAGTCATTGGACTCGTGTTGTTTGTGACGCTGCTGGGTGTATTTGTCCGCATTAGCCGGCAGACGCAGCATTTGCTTCACGGTCGCCGGAACTTCGAAGAGGCTTTTGCGAACGCAGTTCTCGCGGGATGTCTTTCAGCGATAGTTGCCATGATGCTTGGTGATTGGGTCTTGCCTTTCGCCTACAACCAGACGATCTCCGGATTCGACAATGCCATCTTCACATGGATGATGCTTGGCGGGGGTGTTGCGCTATATCATCTTGCATCTGCCCCGCGATCCGACTCGACTAAAGTGCTTCCGGTTCGACTTGATTGA
- a CDS encoding glycosyl transferase family 1: MKIVLPVHHFPPRYTAGGEQYVHRLARWLQKHGCDVEVVCLESIETGEPDRVEARLDHYDDLRVWRLSYDLMHAPQRKRWTFDSAPLRAWFASYLRNAQPDVIHFHAGYLLGVGPLFEAADAGVPIVLTLHDYWFLCPRHTLLRSDGTLCEVIPQDPAGCAWCRYAEERRYRLMMNRLSFGMFGRFVQTFGLESEAALIADRRAQLTEALRLPKAIISPSHFLARYFEDAVDLDRLHVVRFGFDLERFRATPVPPSDSVIRIGYIGQIAHHKGVHLLIQAFRSLNLGARQVELHIYGNLKSNPAYVAQLQSLAGGDMRIHFDGPFDNSCVAGAMKGLSALVVPSIWFENSPLVILESLSAGTPVITANIGGMAELVQDGVDGLHFVAGSVNDLARQLQRLIDEPDLLARLRQGAATSSTPRSIDAEMNELLSIYQQVITSHSVGHVA; the protein is encoded by the coding sequence ATGAAGATCGTCCTGCCGGTTCACCATTTCCCGCCGCGTTACACCGCGGGCGGTGAACAATATGTGCATCGGCTAGCGCGTTGGCTACAAAAGCATGGCTGCGACGTCGAGGTCGTGTGTCTCGAGTCCATCGAGACAGGCGAGCCCGATCGAGTCGAAGCCCGACTCGATCATTACGACGATCTACGCGTGTGGCGTTTGAGCTACGACTTGATGCACGCGCCACAGCGTAAACGATGGACGTTCGACAGTGCGCCGCTGCGTGCGTGGTTCGCCAGTTATCTGCGCAATGCGCAACCGGATGTGATCCACTTTCATGCCGGATATCTGCTCGGCGTGGGCCCGCTGTTCGAGGCGGCCGACGCCGGCGTGCCAATCGTCCTCACTTTACACGACTACTGGTTCCTGTGTCCGCGCCACACGCTGCTGCGCAGCGATGGGACATTGTGTGAAGTGATCCCTCAGGATCCGGCCGGCTGTGCCTGGTGTCGCTACGCAGAAGAGCGGCGATATCGCTTGATGATGAATCGCCTCTCGTTCGGTATGTTCGGCCGATTCGTGCAAACGTTCGGCCTAGAAAGCGAAGCAGCTTTGATCGCCGATCGCCGCGCACAATTGACTGAAGCGCTTCGACTGCCAAAGGCGATCATCTCACCCTCACACTTCTTGGCGCGTTACTTCGAGGATGCTGTTGATCTTGACCGGTTGCATGTCGTGCGCTTTGGCTTCGACCTCGAGCGCTTCCGTGCTACACCTGTTCCGCCATCAGATAGCGTGATTCGCATCGGCTACATCGGCCAGATCGCGCATCACAAGGGCGTACATCTACTGATCCAGGCGTTTCGATCGTTGAACCTGGGGGCACGCCAGGTCGAGTTGCACATCTACGGCAATCTGAAATCGAATCCGGCCTACGTCGCACAGCTCCAATCACTGGCCGGTGGTGATATGCGCATCCATTTCGATGGGCCGTTCGACAATTCGTGTGTTGCCGGGGCGATGAAGGGTCTTTCGGCGCTGGTCGTGCCTTCGATCTGGTTCGAAAATAGCCCGCTGGTCATCCTGGAGTCACTTTCGGCCGGCACGCCCGTCATCACCGCGAACATCGGCGGCATGGCCGAACTGGTACAGGACGGGGTAGATGGGCTGCACTTCGTCGCCGGCAGCGTGAACGACCTCGCCCGCCAACTGCAACGGTTGATTGACGAGCCGGATCTGCTCGCCCGATTGCGGCAAGGCGCAGCGACCTCGTCCACGCCGCGCAGCATTGACGCTGAGATGAACGAGCTGCTGTCCATCTATCAGCAAGTCATTACGTCTCATTCGGTCGGTCATGTCGCCTAG
- a CDS encoding glycosyl transferase: MTVPDVSIVVVNWNTRDLLLRCIRCVYDMCADLSLEVIVVDNASSDDSVLALQARFPHVHVIENHENVGFARANNQGVRASSAPYALLLNSDAFLTVGALQVMLDLIRREPRAALVGAQLRNADGSFQASHTPFPNLWREFLILSGLGRMLKGPWYPSRCDEVKKGPQIVDYVDGACMLVRRDAYLQLGGLDEGYFMYSEEVDLCLRLKQHGWQVWYQPAAQVVHLGGASSVSRRMEREREMYRSRLRFYRKHYGTFSASALKLQLLVLTVVKSVVHNVRRLATRGRSGRRTVPLRDILVL; encoded by the coding sequence ATGACTGTGCCGGATGTCTCGATTGTCGTCGTCAACTGGAACACGCGCGATCTGCTGTTACGCTGTATCCGGTGCGTATACGACATGTGCGCCGACTTATCGCTGGAAGTGATCGTTGTGGACAACGCGTCGAGCGATGACAGCGTGCTCGCGTTGCAAGCACGTTTCCCACATGTGCACGTCATCGAAAATCATGAGAACGTCGGCTTTGCTCGCGCCAACAATCAGGGTGTGCGAGCGTCCAGCGCTCCCTATGCTCTGCTACTCAATAGTGATGCCTTTTTGACCGTGGGGGCGTTGCAGGTCATGCTTGACCTCATCAGGCGTGAACCCCGAGCCGCGCTGGTTGGCGCGCAATTGCGCAATGCTGATGGTAGCTTTCAAGCATCCCACACACCCTTCCCTAATTTGTGGCGAGAATTCTTGATCCTGTCCGGCCTGGGGCGTATGTTGAAGGGACCCTGGTATCCCAGCCGGTGCGACGAGGTGAAGAAAGGTCCGCAGATCGTCGACTATGTGGATGGCGCGTGTATGTTAGTCCGGCGCGACGCATACCTGCAGCTTGGAGGCCTTGATGAGGGATATTTCATGTATTCCGAGGAAGTGGATTTATGCCTGCGGCTCAAGCAGCACGGCTGGCAGGTATGGTATCAACCGGCAGCTCAAGTGGTTCATCTGGGAGGTGCAAGTAGTGTGAGCCGGCGCATGGAACGAGAGAGAGAGATGTATCGCAGCCGGTTGAGGTTCTACCGCAAACACTACGGTACTTTCAGCGCGAGTGCCCTTAAACTGCAGCTCCTCGTGCTCACAGTGGTAAAGTCGGTCGTGCACAACGTCAGACGGCTGGCCACACGAGGGCGTTCTGGTCGCAGAACGGTGCCTCTACGCGACATCTTGGTCTTATAG
- a CDS encoding UDP-glucose 4-epimerase, which translates to MADTVIVTGGAGFIGSHVVDAFIEAGYEAAVIDNMHSGDPANVNPRARLYQADIRDAEALERIFAAEKPVVVSHQAALADVRQSLACPDLYADVNIIGTIRVLEAARRHGARKVIFASTGGAIYGETDRIPTPEDADARPLDFYGISKLACEYYLSSYQRNYGLDYCALRYGNVYGPRQNARGEAGVVAIFAVKMLRGEQAIINGDGRQTRDFVYVEDVARANLLAATRGSGVYNIGTGVTADVNAIFAHLAQVTGYALPQVHGPAKPSEVRQSCLDPTKARRELGWSASVSLTEGLARTARSFSHQC; encoded by the coding sequence ATGGCAGATACCGTAATCGTGACCGGCGGCGCGGGCTTCATCGGCTCGCACGTCGTTGATGCGTTCATCGAGGCGGGCTACGAAGCCGCAGTGATTGACAATATGCACAGCGGCGATCCGGCGAACGTCAACCCGCGCGCGCGTCTCTACCAGGCCGACATCCGCGACGCGGAAGCGTTGGAGCGCATCTTCGCTGCCGAGAAGCCGGTCGTCGTTTCACATCAGGCCGCATTGGCCGATGTGCGGCAAAGCTTGGCGTGCCCTGATCTGTACGCTGATGTCAACATCATCGGCACGATCCGCGTGCTGGAAGCAGCACGGCGACACGGCGCGCGCAAGGTGATCTTCGCCTCGACAGGCGGCGCGATCTACGGCGAGACCGACCGCATTCCGACGCCCGAGGACGCCGACGCACGCCCGTTGGACTTCTACGGCATCAGCAAGCTTGCCTGCGAGTATTACCTCTCCAGCTATCAGCGCAACTATGGACTGGACTACTGCGCATTGCGCTACGGCAACGTCTATGGGCCGCGGCAGAATGCGAGGGGGGAAGCCGGCGTCGTAGCCATCTTCGCTGTGAAGATGTTGCGAGGTGAGCAAGCGATCATCAACGGCGACGGCCGGCAGACGCGCGACTTCGTGTATGTCGAAGATGTCGCGCGAGCAAACTTGCTCGCTGCGACGCGTGGCAGCGGCGTCTACAACATCGGTACCGGCGTGACCGCCGACGTGAATGCGATCTTCGCTCACCTGGCACAGGTCACGGGGTATGCGCTGCCGCAGGTGCACGGGCCGGCCAAGCCGAGCGAGGTCAGGCAAAGTTGTCTCGACCCCACGAAGGCCCGCCGCGAACTGGGCTGGTCAGCGAGTGTGTCGTTGACCGAAGGGTTGGCGAGAACGGCGCGTTCGTTTTCGCACCAGTGTTGA
- a CDS encoding glycosyl transferase — translation MSPSVLIIVLCYNGVELTLACLASLSKLDYAQADVLVVDNASSDATPARVRERFPKVKVIETGSNLGYAEGNNVGLRYALEHGYDYALLLNNDTEVAPDFVTELVRACEADRTIGVAGPKMYYFAPKDRLYSIGGEVDWRRGTTRMIGLDELDEGQFDRSREVDFVNGCALLARVEAVRQAGLLDPRFFMYYEETEWCVRIRRAGWRIVYVPSSTIWHKIEPAKQAESARIAYYMTRNRLLFLRLTRAPLIAWLHAAFLQDGRTWLSYAVKPKWRHKAAQRRAILRGWTDFLHGHFGVA, via the coding sequence ATGTCGCCTAGCGTACTCATCATCGTGCTCTGCTACAACGGCGTCGAGCTCACGCTGGCGTGTCTGGCTTCGCTGAGCAAACTCGACTACGCGCAGGCCGATGTGTTGGTTGTGGACAATGCCTCGAGCGATGCTACGCCGGCGCGGGTGCGTGAGCGCTTCCCCAAAGTGAAAGTGATCGAGACCGGCAGCAACCTCGGCTATGCCGAGGGCAACAATGTCGGCTTGCGCTATGCCTTAGAGCACGGCTATGACTATGCGCTCCTGCTCAACAACGACACCGAAGTGGCACCCGATTTCGTGACCGAACTCGTTCGGGCATGCGAGGCGGATCGCACGATCGGCGTCGCCGGTCCGAAGATGTATTACTTCGCGCCAAAAGACCGCTTGTACTCGATCGGCGGCGAAGTGGATTGGCGACGCGGCACGACGCGCATGATCGGGCTTGACGAGCTGGACGAGGGCCAGTTCGACCGTTCGCGCGAGGTGGATTTTGTCAACGGTTGCGCGCTACTAGCGCGTGTCGAGGCGGTTCGTCAAGCCGGCTTGCTCGACCCACGCTTCTTCATGTATTACGAGGAGACCGAGTGGTGCGTTCGCATCCGACGGGCTGGCTGGCGAATCGTCTATGTGCCCAGCAGCACGATATGGCATAAGATCGAACCTGCCAAGCAAGCCGAGTCGGCGCGCATTGCCTACTACATGACGCGCAATCGCCTGCTTTTCCTCAGGCTAACACGCGCGCCACTGATAGCCTGGCTCCACGCCGCATTTTTACAGGATGGGCGCACTTGGTTGAGCTACGCTGTCAAGCCTAAGTGGCGCCATAAGGCTGCCCAACGCCGCGCCATACTGCGCGGGTGGACGGACTTTCTGCACGGGCACTTTGGGGTGGCATGA
- a CDS encoding glycosyl transferase family 1, translating into MRVLFLSSWYPYPADNGSRLRIYHLLRQLSSRHEISLISFTEEPVSDDRLHAMHTLCAEVKTVRQHRFQPGRLRAILGFFSTRPRSVVDTYNEAMMQTVLRETTRFQPDVVVASQIDTAIYAQRLAVRRVLDEVEVTVLYEAYARERSKLRRFRAWLTWQKLTAYLRGLLSDFDGYTVVSDAERRRVIEATATRVPVAVVPNGVDVEACARVVAPPEPDTLIYSGALTYDANFDAVDYFLREVFPLIQAKRPGVKLFVTGKLEGVNLDALPRNDGVVFTGYLDDVRPRIAQSWVSVVPLRIGGGTRLKILESLALGTPVVATSKGAEGLDFEAGRELCIADGPSEFADQVVRLLEDWLSRETFSVAGRRAVITRYNWSAIGQSFCDFLERIARGEVGREYEPVHA; encoded by the coding sequence ATGAGAGTGCTGTTCCTTTCGAGCTGGTATCCGTATCCGGCCGACAATGGGTCCCGGTTGCGTATCTACCATTTGTTGCGCCAGCTCTCGTCGCGGCATGAGATCAGTCTGATCTCATTCACAGAGGAGCCGGTGAGCGATGATCGCCTGCACGCGATGCACACACTGTGTGCGGAGGTGAAAACAGTGCGACAGCACCGCTTTCAGCCTGGACGTCTCAGGGCCATCTTGGGATTCTTCTCGACACGGCCGCGCTCCGTTGTAGATACCTACAACGAAGCGATGATGCAAACCGTGCTGCGCGAAACGACGCGCTTCCAGCCCGATGTCGTCGTTGCTTCGCAGATAGATACGGCGATCTACGCGCAGCGGCTCGCCGTCCGGCGCGTGCTGGATGAAGTCGAAGTGACGGTGCTATACGAGGCGTATGCCCGCGAACGGTCGAAGCTGCGACGGTTTCGCGCCTGGCTGACTTGGCAGAAGCTGACTGCCTATCTGCGAGGATTGCTGTCTGACTTCGACGGATACACGGTCGTCTCCGATGCAGAACGCCGGCGGGTGATCGAGGCAACGGCGACACGGGTGCCGGTAGCCGTCGTGCCAAATGGCGTAGATGTCGAAGCCTGCGCGCGCGTCGTCGCTCCGCCCGAGCCGGATACGCTCATTTACAGCGGCGCGTTGACCTACGACGCGAACTTCGATGCGGTGGACTACTTCCTGCGCGAGGTCTTCCCACTGATTCAGGCAAAGCGACCCGGCGTCAAGTTATTCGTCACCGGCAAGCTCGAGGGTGTGAATCTGGACGCGCTGCCGCGAAACGATGGCGTCGTCTTCACCGGCTACCTCGACGACGTGCGGCCGCGAATCGCTCAGAGTTGGGTTAGCGTGGTTCCGCTGCGCATCGGCGGCGGCACGCGTCTGAAGATTCTGGAGTCGCTGGCTTTGGGCACGCCGGTCGTTGCGACGTCGAAGGGCGCGGAAGGGTTGGACTTCGAAGCCGGACGCGAGTTGTGCATCGCCGATGGACCATCTGAGTTTGCCGATCAAGTGGTGCGGTTGCTTGAGGACTGGCTTTCACGCGAGACATTCAGTGTGGCCGGACGTCGTGCAGTTATCACTCGATACAATTGGTCAGCGATCGGGCAATCGTTTTGTGACTTCCTGGAGCGGATCGCACGCGGAGAAGTGGGGAGGGAGTATGAGCCAGTTCACGCTTGA